From Amycolatopsis sp. cg9, one genomic window encodes:
- a CDS encoding Fur family transcriptional regulator, translated as MSDYEAQLRAVSLRVTRPRLAVLAVLRENPHVDTETVIDLVRAEHPSVSHQTIYDVLRALTDAGLVRRIQPAGANARYESRVGDNHHHVVCRTCGAIADVDCAVGHTPCLTASDDHGFVIDQAEVVYWGTCPGCAAGRTRNDSPLSEGSK; from the coding sequence ATGTCCGACTACGAAGCGCAGTTGCGAGCCGTCTCACTCCGTGTGACACGGCCCCGGCTGGCCGTGCTCGCGGTGCTGCGCGAGAACCCGCACGTCGACACCGAAACGGTGATCGACCTGGTGCGCGCCGAGCACCCGTCGGTGTCGCACCAGACGATCTACGACGTGCTGCGTGCGCTCACCGACGCCGGACTGGTGCGGCGCATCCAGCCCGCCGGCGCGAACGCCCGCTACGAGTCACGCGTGGGGGACAACCACCACCACGTCGTGTGCCGCACCTGCGGGGCGATCGCCGACGTCGACTGCGCCGTCGGCCACACCCCCTGCCTCACCGCCTCGGACGACCACGGTTTCGTGATCGACCAAGCGGAGGTCGTCTACTGGGGCACCTGCCCCGGCTGCGCGGCCGGACGCACCCGAAATGATTCGCCGCTCTCGGAAGGAAGTAAATGA